The following DNA comes from Anastrepha obliqua isolate idAnaObli1 chromosome 1, idAnaObli1_1.0, whole genome shotgun sequence.
AAGGCTTTTAGTTCTATCGAACTCTATTCGatttttgaaaaccgattgAGAAAGTATTGTCCATACATTTTTGATTGGGTTAAGGTCTGGGCTGCAGATAGGCCTTtctaaaattggtatttttttcgctgctaaaaacttttttgttgctttggaaGCATGAACGACTGCATTGTCATGCTGGAAAATCCACTCCTCATCAAAATTATCATCCAAAGAAATAATAAGTGTTATATACTTCACCCTCATTTTTGTGGATATGAAATATAAAGGCAAAACTTCGACGCTAATGACTGCCCAAACCATGACCGGATTCCCTCCGAAATCACGAGCCATTCTCTCCTACTTTTTCTTCCGTTTATCATGCCAATACATTTGGGAACCTTCTGGTCCATCGagattgaattgtttttcataaaaaataccagtctaacggttagacgcgatagaagtgaaaccttccgtaaaacaaactgagagagaatgagacgaaagcagcattaggagcgggataattataggttcattataatattgctataaagttcatattttattttcttcattttattattatttatcctcaatgttttcaatttcaacaaatgatacgagtggcttatgatagctaaaatatgatacaaaagcATTTCGTAATGTTTTTCAGCGTGCACGAAATTCACGTACACGTTCTGTTAAAGTCTTTgcggtttttttagttttagttttattttctttttgttttttttctgtcgatattcacgacacttttctgcattatttttcggcataattgcggtaaatatttaaaaatgaaaatatttacgaatataaaaatacggacgcaatacagcacacgcggttgctattatgagcgtcgtagcgcgtatattacacagacgtactaacatacacgcaaacattcgtaggacgcttggtttgaattttttatacatatgtatgtatgctatactatggcctagcctatgtacgtacatacatatttgtgttctgaacttccagcaaaacaatgcttattaatatacacatatgcatctacatacaaccgcacacacaggccactcactttattcctgtaaatgcgtatgtcgtccaaagctaaaattctatgcctagcgactacaagaacaaaatgcattaataggcgcaggcgtagcggccatcatcctagttgccatagcgctgagcAGTCGCgacggcgccgaacagtttcaactattgtactgtgcaacaaaaactcatcatcaaaaaattgatttataaattcgagctcatagttctaagagcaagtactttcattcataaaacgagccgcccatatgcaaattttctcgacaattcgaaaatagtcaatattggaatatttcgcgtagaattatttgccaatatttaatttttgtcaagtcgagtgcccgcggctccgtaaatatgtttgcacccatatatgtatgtaaatatatgtttctaaatgctcgacaaccgcagctgcctgttcaaggttactgtacattaggccgggtcgatttgtgggaaggcaaaaaaatcgccgattgctctgtgaaaatcattactagggatcagaataagaaattttgccgaaggaccatacctctaaaacgatttctgatgtcccccaatatgggtcgaactttttagtttcttttctataactcacattcattcatttacatatgttctgactaaataaatttcttaagagaaaaaatagataatattataaataaataaaaataaagaaaaaacatagccatttagttgattttttcatgtaaaggccaaaaatggtgatattttgaaattgggggacatcagaattcgttttaaaggtatggttccttcggcaaagtttctaattttgatccctagaatacaattttcatagagcaatgagcgatttttaaatcgacccgccctactgtacatgcaatgctgtgcctatgaatgtgcgctgcgcctatgaatgcgcgctggatttcttgagaaattttaccgtatgttttgctgtggcgaggcacatatgtacatacacacaacatatatacatatatccgcatatatacattcatatataaattcacaaatttaaatttgcttatgccatccttctgtgtgcctggtaatgaagcattttctatacatacatatatatacgtatatcttttttcttcttctttttggtgtcgctttttcgtttcatcgagtctcaaatcactcccaatgattctaaagaagttttcacttcaaaaattactcTTTCGCAGTCATCTTCCCAAAAATTGGTGCTTTTCTTCAAATGACAATCTGCGCTGCTAGTGTCGTGTGGTTGACTTAGTTTTAGGTACGCATTTTACATATTCTAGACTAGAATccgtttgaaaaatttgttgcatgcGACAAACTTACTAGTTTCAAATTAAGAGTGTTTAATTTCAGCAGgactatttgatttatttatagctAAACGTTTGATTTCCCGAACATCTCCAGGGTAAAGTTTTGGTTTTCTACCACTTCTCTTGGTACATTCGTACTCTCTTCTAAATGGAAGTAATACAAAACTACAGCTTTACTTCTTTTTAGCTTCGAAGTAATATGTCGCATTATAAGGCCTCCCTCTCTCTGCATGCTAAAATTTGTTGCTGCTCAAATTCAAACAAACCTTTTCCGCGCGGCATATTTCTTGTTTCTATACTAAAGCAATCACATAAATGTGAGAACGAGATAAAGCGGTCAAAAgcacttataaaataataattttaagtaataacttttttgtacactttaaaattaaaagcaattgCTTTTGGTCTTATAATTAACATATTTCGTTGGCAATAAATGcggaataatttttgttatgagACACAGTTTTAAACATACACGATATTGGAATAATTTTCTATTGTTGTTTTAGTAGATATCATCATATCATCTTGgtctcataattttttcgtgcgGTGTATAGGAATATTATTTATGACAAAATATTTGGAAggctttataaaaatgttaccgCTATCATTTAGCTGAGCACTGTTCACTCATATAAGCCACCGAATTGCTGCTCTCATTGCTCTCTCGGGTGTTCTGGCTACCTTTTGTTCGCTTTTTAAGATATCCGCAGGATATATCGGTTCTGCGAATATCAGTGCAAAGAAACATCGAAGGCATGGCAGTGGTAAGGTCAAGGCATATCTATATATAAGTAGAAGGTGATGTGATAAGAGTAGTtgatttcctcttcttcttacattcgcCTTTAATTTAGAAATGCCAGTAAAACGGAATGACggatagttgttgttgtatagCGAATGCGCGACAAACAAGTTTTATGTATTtgtcattcatttcattcttcCATTATCTTTCACTTGACagttctaatttaaaaaaaaatgttgttgttgctcgaatgccatcaccttgtatatattcgCCTTGGGTAACGTAATACTTATATTATCAAACAAAATGATAATATACGCAGAAAGTAGAGATAAGTTAAACTTGTTTTGCGGGCAGATAAAATTTAAACGCGTCAACAACATCCGCAGCCAAAAATAAACATAACTTTTTAAAGTACTTGAGTAGCATTTAACTTTTAGTACATATACGACAGTCCGGCAGCAAACTCGTTTTAGTCAAACGGTCGGCGCGTTAAATCATTGCGCTAAAAAGTGCACGTACCTATAGTCggtgatatattatatatttaaagctTCAGGACACGCTATTTCAGGTTATAAACAGTTTAAAATACCGCTTCTTCGGTAGTGAGTTTACTTTTGGTTTTAACAAATGGCCACAGTAGATGGAAGACCGGCGCAATATGGGATTTCTCTTAAAAATTTACGAGAGCTCATGGAGCATCGCGGTAGGGAGGGCGTAGCTAAGCTAAGTGAACTTGGCGGTGTCAGCAAATTGTGCGATAAATTATATACCTCAACAAACGATGGTCTACGCGGGACAAGAACGGATATTGAGCATAGGCGTGAGACATTCGGCTCTAATGTTATCCCACCGAAACCCCCAAAGACATTTTTAACATTAGTGTGGGAGGCGTTACAAGATGTCACACTCATTATTTTAGAAGTAGCTGCGCTGGTTTCACTTGGTTTATCATTTTACAAACCCGCCGACGAGGATGCACCTGTACTGCAAGAAGAAGACGAGCACCATGGCTGGATAGAAGGTCTAGCGATTTTGATCTCGGTCATCGTTGTAGTATTTGTGACGGCATTCAATGATTATTCGAAAGAACGTCAATTTCGAGGCTTGCAAAATCGTATTGAAGGCGAGCACAAATTTTCGATTATACGTGGTGGAGAAGTGTGCCAAATATCTGTTGGCGATATTGTAGTGGGTGATATTGCACAGATAAAGTACGGTGACTTGTTACCAGCTGACGGTATTCTTATACAAAGTAATGATCTCAAGGTTGACGAGTCATCACTAACGGGCGAATCAGATCATGTTAAGAAAGGGGTGGATGTCGATCCTATGGTACTTTCGGGTACACACGTTATGGAAGGTAGCGGAAAAATGGTAGTCACGGCTGTTGGTGTAAACTCCCAAGCGGGCATCATATTCACATTACTGGGTGCAGCTGTTGACGAGCAGGAGACTGAGcagaaaaaacgtaaaaaaggtGCTGATGATGGTCGAGGTCCAATGAAAAATATGTCGCCACCACAAAAAGATGGTATCAAATCTGAGTCCGATGGTAATCATGTCCAACAAGCTGCGTCACCGGTTGAGGCTGGCCACAAAAAGGAAAAGTCTGTGCTGCAAGCGAAATTGACCAAATTGGCTATACAAATTGGTTATGCTGGTTCCGCAGTAGCGCTTTTAACTGTAGTTATATTAGTAATACAGTTTTGTGTAAAGACTTTTGTGATTGAAGAGAAACCATGGAAAAAtacttatgcaaataatttggTCAAACACTTAATTATTGGCGTGACCGTACTAGTAGTGGCGGTTCCAGAAGGTTTACCATTAGCTGTAACCCTGTCGTTAGCATATTCCGTAAAGAAAATGATGAAGGATAACAACTTGGTGAGGCATTTGGATGCTTGTGAAACTATGGGTAATGCCACTGCCATTTGCTCAGATAAGACTGGCACACTTACAACAAATCGAATGACTGTCGTACAATCCTACATCTGTGAGAAGTTATGCAAAATTCTACCGACGTTGAAGGACATACCGCAACATGTGGGCAACTTAATAACCATGGGCATTTCAGTTAATTCAGCGTACACCTCCAACATTATGCCTGGCCATAATCCGGGAGACTTACCCATACAAGTGGGCAATAAAACCGAATGTGCTTTACTAGGATTCGTGCAAGGTCTGGGGGTAAAGTATCAGTCCATACGAGATGAAATTACTGAGGATAAATTCACGCGTGTATATACATTCAATTCCGTACGTAAAAGTATGGGTACTGTAATACCTCGCCCAAATGGTGGTTATCGTCTCTTTTCAAAAGGAGCATCAGAAATTATGCTTAAAAAGTGCGCTTACATTTATGGACATGACGGCGTCTTGGAGAAATTCACTTCTGACATGCAAGAACGGATGATACGTGAAGTTATCGAACCAATGGCTTGTGATGGGCTACGAACTATTTCTGTAGCTTTTCGTGATTTCGTACCGGGACAAGCGGCAATTAACGAAGTTCATATTGATGGTGAACCGAATTGGGATGACGAAGATAATGTGATGACCAACTTGACATGTTTATGTGTGGTAGGTATTGAAGATCCCGTTCGTCCAGAAGTTCCTGATGCTATACGAAAATGTCAACGTGCTGGTATAACTGTACGCATGGTTACCGGTGATAACATCAATACCGCGCGTTCAATCGCTTCGAAATGTGGCATACTGCGCCCTAACGATGATTTTCTAATATTAGAAGGCAAGGAATTTAATCGTCGTATTAGGGACAGCAACGGAGACGTACAACAACACTTGCTCGATAAAGTTTGGCCGAAGCTGCGTGTTTTGGCACGATCGTCGCCTACCGACAAATACACTCTTGTTAAAGGCATTATTGATAGCAAAGTGAGCGAAAACCGCGAGGTAGTTGCTGTGACTGGTGATGGTACGAATGACGGTCCCGCATTGAAAAAAGCTGATGTGGGCTTTGCGATGGGCATTGCTGGCACAGACGTGGCTAAGGAAGCATCGGATATTATATTGACCGATGATAATTTCAGCAGTATTGTAAAGGCGGTGATGTGGGGACGCAATGTATACGATTCCATtgctaaatttttgcaatttcaacTCACTGTCAACGTTGTTGCCGTAATTGTGGCATTTATTGGGGCATGTGCCGTGCAAGACTCGCCGCTCAAGGCTGTACAGATGTTGTGGGTTAATCTCATTATGGACACCCTTGCATCTTTGGCATTGGCCACAGAACTTCCTACACCTGATTTATTGTTGCGAAAACCCTACGGGCGTACGAAACCCCTGATATCACGCAcaatgatgaaaaatattttagggCAAGCTCTGTATCAGTTGTTTATAATTTTCGGCTTGCTGTTTGTGGGAGATCGGCTACTTGATATTGAATCTGGTCGAGGTCAAGACCTTGGTGCTGGGCCCACACAACACTTCACTATTATTTTCAATGCATTTGTTATGATGACTATGTTTAATGAGATCAATGCGAGAAAAATACATGGACAGCGAAACGTGATAGAAGGTCTGCTAACTAATCCGATATTTTACACCATATGGATCTTTACCATGATGGCTCAGGTCGTAATTATACAATACGGTGCAATGGCTTTCTCCACAAAGGCATTATCGCTTGACCAATGGCTATGGTGCGTATGCTTTGGTGTCGGTACGTTAGTTTGGGGACAATTAATCACATCAGTGCctacaaaaaaattgccaaaaatcttgTCATGGGGTCGTGGGCAACCCGAGGAATACACCGATGCTATACAGTTGGGAGAACTAGATTTTGATTCAATTGATTCTGATAAAAAACCACGCGCTGGTAAAATTCTTTGGATAAGAGGAGTGACACGACTGCAAACTCAATTGCGCGTAACTCGTGCATTCCACTCAACATTAGAAGACTTGAACGAACGCCGTTCGGTGCATAGCTTGCATAGCTTGCATAATTCGCGCAGTCCACGCAGCCCGATCCCCGGTTAATGGTTAATTTTAATGGCCGTTCAACAACACGGCACTTGAATGCCTTCTCCGATGCTGCACAGCAAATGCATCAACAGccacaaaaataattacaaactgAGACACGAATTTAAAATACGAAGTCAACCAACGACCAACATCAGAAAGCACAATACCATTCCcgctacatatatatacatatatagacaaACAtaacatacagacaaacataaATGATACCGATGAGTTTTACAATTCCACGTACGCAAAAACCAAAATAGCACAGGACAATCGCGTTGAAAACGGCAGTGCGTACTTTTATTGGTCCAAAAGTAGGCAACTAAAATATGCAGAAAATTGTATAATTGAAGCAAATTTGATTATAAGTTGGATGACTTAAACAAATATAGcatataaataagttaaaaaatgcaaaatattattacaataagTTAAGTGcttgaatataaaataattagctTACTTTTCCATTTTCACATTACTTTGCTGCACATACAATTAGAAATGGAACTTTTGTAATAGTCGATTAATTTGCGCTCATTTTGCTATTGATAATAAGTTGAATTGTGAACccaagaatagaaaaaattaaaatgctttcTAGGAACTGTGAAATGTTTAAAATGAAGTTCAGATTTTTAAAAGTCAAAAGGGttgtttcaaattcaaaagTGGTACAAACAAGAGCTAGgactaaaagaaaaatgtttgagcgatttaaaaaaataactaaatctAGTACCAGAATGGCAACATTGGCATTGTGGCAAATCGTTGAAACCAATGTTGAAACCTCCCGGGCTTTTTCGGGTTCCGATAATTGCGGCATGCTACTTTTTATGATATAGCGAAAATACCAGCAACATTGGCATTATCAGACGTTCGaacaacaaaatattgataATCTGTTGTTTATCATTAGCAAgacaaatgcaattaaaaatctACAATATTATACAGAAATCAAAAATGGAAGTAAAGTTAATTTATAATTcagtataatttaaatattgcttTTACCTGAAAATTTACCGACTGAAACTTGATTGTTGGTCTTTGAACATAAGTTTTATTTGAGTGGTTCTTTCGCGCAAAGTAAATTGCAATGGAAATGAAACTTATGATCAAAATCTTATACTCATAAAACACTAAccaacaaaaagttttaaaacttgCCGCAAcctaagtataaaaaatttatttcgtatTTGCCACTGCGCTTCTTCATCATTTCACAAATTACTAAAAAGGCATCGATGCTTCGTAATTCTTTCAAAATTCGTGCAAATAATTTAGGCAATATTGTAGCAGATTTTCAGTGTGTCAAGTAGTAAAAGGGTTGCAATATTGCGGCAATTTTTGTCTTATTAGACTGGCTAAAGTAACTAGAATCAACTAATTAACCAACAGATATAATTTACGAGTTGAAACAAATATATATCTAATTATCATTTTCAGATTTAATATTTGCTAccaataagaataataaatttCTGAGTTTTATTGTATTCTTTTACATCCAGTTGGGTATATCgagctatatttttttatcaaaaataaaactaatttttcgggAGTTATTTTTTCTCCCTGAAATTCTTTTGTGAGTTGTTTTTGATAAGAAAAAGTAATTTAGTAATTTAGTTTTCAATTTGAAATGATAACTTTTcgagtttaatttttaaatttaagaaataaataatagtgaaaaaaaaaatatttctttaaaaaatatttagcatcGAATATATCTAAAACCGTTAAGTGTTGGTCAACATGTCATATTACCAAATTATTCAGaactaacataaataataaattcctCATAAAGTCCTTAACCCCTTTGGTCCTCATATGCAGAATTATGCACATAATATTTAAAgccttataatatttttattttactttgttgaCAACACTTGGGACCTAATGTGCATAATTGTGGAAAATTcggaaaacttaataaatacgAGTAAGTATGATTCAGTTGTTCacacatttgtttttatgatgtcctttttactaataattagtaaaaaaataattattatccaTTAACAATAATTCAGGTCTGAAGGGGTTAAGTATCTAAGACGGTTTTCCAGATAACCCTGTAAGCGCATGCCTTTcatattttgcgcccaataatgaaaacacattaaaataatagtaaaagtggctttattgtttttcaaaatattctccatggaAGTCAATACCCTTCTGTATTTGCTTGaactaattttcaaagcactttgccCCGCAGAAGTCGATACCTGAAAAACGAGAAGCTTAAATAGCTTCTTTAGGCGTTGAAAAACATTGACCTCACATTTCATATCTGATGTtcgggaaaaaaataaatcattagaGTGCCAAACCAAAGGTGGATGACTCAAGTTGATTGCATTTACACTGACTTCTCTGAGGCATTTGACAAAGTGTCGCACGAGATTCTAATATtctaatatcaggtcagtccataagttcgtgcctATTTTACCCattatttcacttttgtacgatttttgtacaatttttgcaaaaattattcgcggaatataacggaactctttatattttctttgatatattgtgcattcaacaagtgattttaatcgcgaatAGAAGcgcgtgttgttaaaaaataaaatggaatcttcgaacgcgtataagaggcatattttgtattatttttataaaagtggtaaaaatgcaacaactgctgctgcagaaataaacactgttcacgtaggggataccgtgagtgtaaggactccGCAacagtggttttcaaaattccgaagtggtaactgcgacgtggaggatgcccgcGCGCTGGTCGGCTTGAactctttaactccgacgccttggtCGAACTCGtgaaagctgagccaaatttgactgtcgatatgatagctcagaggttaaattcattgcATGAAACAGTTCAGTtggaaaaggtttcaaagctgtgaaaatgggttccgcatagactttccgtcgccaaccttcagcagagagtgaatgtgtgttctcagctgctgcaacggcttgaaaattaaaatttttggaaccgcatcgttactggtgatgaaaaatgggtcctttacaataatcctgttcgcaagcgccaatggttagataaagatgaaacccCAGAACGGAGTCGGTAGAGATGGcattcaccccaagaagattatccagtctatttggtgggatatggccggtattgtttattatgaacttctggaacctatcaaacctgaatgaggcacttaaacaaatcgaccgtctttagtgaatagactcAAAGTTTGGTTTCACCACGagaacgcaagacctcataccgcaaggcaagcaTTAGGCAAggtgaacgagctcggatgggagctaatgccgcatccaccatactctccggatattgcaacttgtgattatcaccttttccgtggacttcaatcccttatgagtaacaagaactactcctcaaaagaagcaataaaaagggatatcgaagcgtattttggctccacgaacaaacaaatttttgagcagggaattaaaaatttgactaaacgttaggaagacattgtaaataatgaaggataatatattattgattaataagtactttaaatatcttttttattaattttaaaaccacctttaaaaacgcacgaacttctGGACTGAACTGATATTTGACGGACAGACGAGGTGGAGTAGTATTgaaccattttgttgccactaCAGGTGTGCGCCATGGGAGCATCTTAGGGCCActtctttttgtaatttttatcaatGACATACGCAAATGTTTTCTCTTTTCGAATTTCTTGCTCTTCGCGaatgatttgaatattttctaaTCCGATAAGAACTCAGTAGAAGCTCAGAAGCTTCAACTCGACATACACAATATTCACCAATAGTGCATGAAATTGCGTCTATCTCTGAAtataacaattttgttttcatttaatattttcaaggcGTCAGTCAGTACATTTTTAACACATCCTACACCATTTCTAATAATGTAGTACAAAGTGTAACAGAGTTTAAGTATCTTGGAGTTTTATTCGATATCTTTCAATATCATGCTTGGTTCTAGGCTTCATTCGTCGCAATGCACCTGACTTTTCATAAGCAGGCATTGCGTTCCCTACGATTCGAGGCTTCTGTTCCGTGCCATAATGCTCGCCTCTATCTCTTGATTTCGATttacggaattcacagagagaacgtaggttcgaatctcgataaaacacgaaaattaagaaaaacatttttctaatagcgttcgcccctcggcaggcaatcacaaacctccgagtgtatttctgccatgaaaaagctcctcataaaaatatctgccattcggagtcggcttgaaactgtaggtccctccatatgtggaacaacatcaagacgcacaccaccaataggaggagctcggccaaatacccaaaaatggtgtacgcgccaattatatatatatatatatatatatatatatatatatatatatatatcttgatTTCGCTTATTATTAAAGATAATTTGTACtttagattattaaaataaaataaataacgatTACGATCTTTTCAATGCTCAAAAATTGCACATATCCAAAATTCGTCATCTGTTACGATGTCACAACGTACTTTGAACCACCACGGCTGAATTTATTTACCATTGCGTTATAAATACTAATCGACACAAGTCCTTTTTTcagcaattgtcaaattatgcggtatccaacgtgaacaaatcttcttgacgaccaaatgttcatgcaatattcaATGTATGCTGGTTCCACTATTGCCAAGAATGCCTCTATCTCGCGATATGAGACGCAATGATTTATGTGCAACAAATGGCGCACAGCGTCCATTGCTTCTGGCGCAAAAACCGTTTCTGGGCGACGTTCACGAAATTCATTTTGCAAGGATCGACGGCCACGTTGGACCTTGTTGTGCCAGCGTTTCGTAGTGGTTAAATCAGGTGTTTCAATGCTAAAAAtcgaagtaagttgatcaatgtGCATTGTCTCGATAATCCACATCGAAAAGAAGTAATAAATCATCGAACGAAAATTTTCACAAGTTAAAAATACCagacttttcaataaaaatatcgaattacagctcatcacaAGTAGTGTTGCAATGACGCAACCCTATTAAAGCAACCCTCGTATATATAAAGTCTACAGCACAGGATTTTAATGACAAGGCttcaaaaagtttatttgtttc
Coding sequences within:
- the LOC129235758 gene encoding plasma membrane calcium-transporting ATPase 1-like, coding for MATVDGRPAQYGISLKNLRELMEHRGREGVAKLSELGGVSKLCDKLYTSTNDGLRGTRTDIEHRRETFGSNVIPPKPPKTFLTLVWEALQDVTLIILEVAALVSLGLSFYKPADEDAPVLQEEDEHHGWIEGLAILISVIVVVFVTAFNDYSKERQFRGLQNRIEGEHKFSIIRGGEVCQISVGDIVVGDIAQIKYGDLLPADGILIQSNDLKVDESSLTGESDHVKKGVDVDPMVLSGTHVMEGSGKMVVTAVGVNSQAGIIFTLLGAAVDEQETEQKKRKKGADDGRGPMKNMSPPQKDGIKSESDGNHVQQAASPVEAGHKKEKSVLQAKLTKLAIQIGYAGSAVALLTVVILVIQFCVKTFVIEEKPWKNTYANNLVKHLIIGVTVLVVAVPEGLPLAVTLSLAYSVKKMMKDNNLVRHLDACETMGNATAICSDKTGTLTTNRMTVVQSYICEKLCKILPTLKDIPQHVGNLITMGISVNSAYTSNIMPGHNPGDLPIQVGNKTECALLGFVQGLGVKYQSIRDEITEDKFTRVYTFNSVRKSMGTVIPRPNGGYRLFSKGASEIMLKKCAYIYGHDGVLEKFTSDMQERMIREVIEPMACDGLRTISVAFRDFVPGQAAINEVHIDGEPNWDDEDNVMTNLTCLCVVGIEDPVRPEVPDAIRKCQRAGITVRMVTGDNINTARSIASKCGILRPNDDFLILEGKEFNRRIRDSNGDVQQHLLDKVWPKLRVLARSSPTDKYTLVKGIIDSKVSENREVVAVTGDGTNDGPALKKADVGFAMGIAGTDVAKEASDIILTDDNFSSIVKAVMWGRNVYDSIAKFLQFQLTVNVVAVIVAFIGACAVQDSPLKAVQMLWVNLIMDTLASLALATELPTPDLLLRKPYGRTKPLISRTMMKNILGQALYQLFIIFGLLFVGDRLLDIESGRGQDLGAGPTQHFTIIFNAFVMMTMFNEINARKIHGQRNVIEGLLTNPIFYTIWIFTMMAQVVIIQYGAMAFSTKALSLDQWLWCVCFGVGTLVWGQLITSVPTKKLPKILSWGRGQPEEYTDAIQLGELDFDSIDSDKKPRAGKILWIRGVTRLQTQLRVTRAFHSTLEDLNERRSVHSLHSLHNSRSPRSPIPG